GGGACGCCCGTGAACGTGCGCGACCAGCAGAGCATGAACGCCATCGGCTACCACGCCAACCTGCTGCCGCTGCGGGTGCAGCTCGAGGCCGACTTCCGGGCCGTGGTGAAGAAGACCCGGTCGACGTTCCTGGAGGCCATCAGCCACGCGGACGTGCCGCTGGAGCACGTCTCCCCCGCCGTGCTCGGGGACACGCCGTCGTCGTGGCGCAGCTCGTTCTTCCGGCACCTGTTCAACTACGTGCCGGGCACGGTCGAGTCCGCGCCCACCCTCACCGGGATGCCCGTGCGGCACGTGCTGGCGGAGAACGGGTTCAGCCGGTTCGACCTGGAGTTCTTCATCATGCCGGGTCCGGCGGAGACCACCATTCGGGCCGCGTTCTGCGTGGACGCCTTCGAGGAAGCGGACGTCGTGCGGCTGCTGGAGCGGTACGACGCCCTGCTGGTCGAACTGGGCGGCGCGGTCGAGCGCCCGGTCGTGGAGCTCTCACGGCTCGCCCCTTCGGAACACGTGCTGCCTCCCGCCTCCAAGCCCGTCGAACACGTGCTGGACGCCGTCCACGCGACGGTGGCCGCGCAGCCCGACCTGGTCGCCGTCGAGGACGGGCCGGACTCGGTGACCTACGGCGAACTGTGGTCCGCCGCGCTGGACACCCGGGACCTGGTGCACACCGACACCGTGGCCGTGTTGGCTCCGCGGGGCGCGGACCTGGCGGCGGCGTGGCTGGGGGTGTGGCTGGCGGGTGCGCGGCTGGTGCTGCTGGACCCGACGCAGCCGATCCCCGACCTCGCGGCACGGCTCGCCGACTCCGGTGCCGGGCTCGTGCTGGCCGCCGAAGGGGTGACCGTGCCGGGTGCGGTGCGGGTCCCGACCGTTGGCGGCGGCACCCGAACCGAGGCCCCCACACCCGACCTGGACGCGCCGGCCCACCTCGAGTACGCGCTGACCGGCGAGCCGATCGCGGTCGAGTTCACACACCAAGCCCTGGCAAGCGCGGTCACAAGTGCCGGGCAGGACAAGGCGTTGTGGCAGAACAGCGCCGCCACCACCGCCTCGCTGCTCGACGTGCTGGGCGCGCTCACCACCGGCGGCCGGGTCGTGGTCGCCGACACCGAGCACACCGCGCCCGCGCCGACCGGGTTCATCGCCGAACCGGGCACCGCGCACGAGCTGGGCCTCGGCGTGCGCGGCGAACTGTGCGCCACCGGACCTGCCCTGCCCACCCGCTACCACAACCGTCCGGACCTGACCGCCGAGCGGTTCGGCGAACACCCCGTGCACGGCCGGTTCCACCGCACCGGGGACCTCGCGGTCCGGCGGGCGACCGGGATCGACGTCATCGGCAGGCTCGACGACCACGTCACCGTGGCCGGACAGCGGATCCACCTCACCGACATCGAGCGGGCGCTGTCCGCCATCGCCCCGGTGGCCGCCGCCGAGGCAGGCGGCACGGTGTTCGTGTTCACCGAGACGGACGCGACCGACCAGCTGCGCGAACACGCCAAAACCACACTGCCGTTCGTGCCCGAGATCGTGACCATGACAAAGCTCCCGCGCACTGCGGCGTCCACGCTGGACAGGACGGCCCTGCGCGACCTAG
This DNA window, taken from Saccharothrix variisporea, encodes the following:
- a CDS encoding condensation domain-containing protein, with translation MWLLERLVPGTGVNNVTVAFEVDGRFDRAVLGRALDAVLARHDVLRTVFRADDVALDKEVLASVDVPLLDIAVTDAGLDADLTAFIAAPFALDGSPLVRAGVRSGDTDVCCVVVHHLVFDAMSTTILLRELLTAYEEVAAGHTPATEVVSPPTERTPDERSIAYWQKNLDGLRASESGLWCAKPPGAQSSLRASTVHHKLSAEAREVVRRFQKELRASEAVVLLAAYYVLLTQHGAGSDVVIGTPVNVRDQQSMNAIGYHANLLPLRVQLEADFRAVVKKTRSTFLEAISHADVPLEHVSPAVLGDTPSSWRSSFFRHLFNYVPGTVESAPTLTGMPVRHVLAENGFSRFDLEFFIMPGPAETTIRAAFCVDAFEEADVVRLLERYDALLVELGGAVERPVVELSRLAPSEHVLPPASKPVEHVLDAVHATVAAQPDLVAVEDGPDSVTYGELWSAALDTRDLVHTDTVAVLAPRGADLAAAWLGVWLAGARLVLLDPTQPIPDLAARLADSGAGLVLAAEGVTVPGAVRVPTVGGGTRTEAPTPDLDAPAHLEYALTGEPIAVEFTHQALASAVTSAGQDKALWQNSAATTASLLDVLGALTTGGRVVVADTEHTAPAPTGFIAEPGTAHELGLGVRGELCATGPALPTRYHNRPDLTAERFGEHPVHGRFHRTGDLAVRRATGIDVIGRLDDHVTVAGQRIHLTDIERALSAIAPVAAAEAGGTVFVFTETDATDQLREHAKTTLPFVPEIVTMTKLPRTAASTLDRTALRDLAESSAVAANAEPADETTTALVAIWTELLDRPGLHADSNFFASGGHSLLGAQLVQKVKKELSLPAQLADLFANPTPRQLAEHLDSAFFDDEDD